In one Vulgatibacter incomptus genomic region, the following are encoded:
- the fliS gene encoding flagellar export chaperone FliS, translating to MNAAAIYNRTQAQTADPERIMLLLFEGALARIRRGAAELEQGQRGKAADALERASEIVLELRGSLDHDRAPEICEQLSALYVYVATRLTRAISSGDPAYAREAEETLAPIADAFGQAVAQVRAR from the coding sequence ATGAACGCCGCCGCGATCTACAACCGCACCCAGGCCCAGACCGCCGATCCGGAGCGGATCATGCTCCTGCTCTTCGAGGGCGCCCTCGCGCGGATCCGCCGCGGCGCCGCCGAGCTGGAGCAGGGGCAGCGCGGCAAGGCCGCCGACGCCCTCGAGCGGGCGAGCGAGATCGTCCTCGAGCTCCGTGGCTCCCTCGATCACGACCGCGCCCCCGAGATCTGCGAACAGCTCTCCGCCCTCTACGTCTACGTGGCCACGCGGCTCACCCGCGCCATCTCCTCCGGCGATCCGGCCTACGCTCGGGAGGCGGAGGAGACCCTCGCTCCCATCGCCGACGCCTTCGGGCAGGCGGTGGCCCAGGTACGCGCGCGATGA
- the ccoG gene encoding cytochrome c oxidase accessory protein CcoG: protein MATREKPSLQRLSSIHKDGSRNHVHPADVKGRFVRRRTVAYAALIAIYLALPFVRIGGAPAVFLDVAGRRFFLFGATFNAQDFWLVVFLLAAIGFSLLFFTAWLGRVWCGWACPQTVFLEGVYRRIERWIEGPREARIRLASAPWSPGKIARKVLKHAAFVVVSLLLSHAFLSFFVSLGSLVEIVQRDPRENPAAFLWTMAVAGALYFNFAWFREQLCIVICPYGRLQSAMQDDHSLVIGYDVGRGEPRGKIRREERHPLPVVSGEPLPKAPAEKGDCVDCNRCVVVCPTGIDIRDGLQLECIGCAQCVDACDDVMIKIGRPTGLIRYDSQAGLTGQPKRTFRPRLVAYGALLLVACTSLALGLSRRTPFEANLLRVRGAPFVLTDDAVRNQFELHLVNKNPGPTDLMVEVSAPLEASFTLPHHKVHLESLESFRLPIFVSVPREGFPGAFEVRIDVEDGASGKRRAIEARFLGPAPSHKEGT from the coding sequence ATGGCGACACGCGAGAAGCCGAGCCTCCAGCGCCTCTCCTCGATCCACAAGGACGGATCGAGGAACCACGTGCACCCCGCCGACGTGAAGGGTCGATTCGTGCGCAGGCGCACGGTGGCCTACGCCGCGCTGATCGCGATCTACCTGGCGCTCCCCTTCGTGCGGATCGGGGGAGCGCCGGCGGTCTTCCTCGACGTGGCCGGGAGGCGCTTCTTCCTCTTCGGCGCCACCTTCAACGCCCAGGACTTCTGGCTGGTGGTCTTCCTGCTGGCGGCCATCGGCTTCTCGCTCCTCTTCTTCACCGCCTGGCTGGGCCGCGTCTGGTGCGGCTGGGCCTGCCCGCAGACCGTCTTCCTCGAAGGGGTCTACCGCCGCATCGAGCGGTGGATCGAGGGCCCCCGCGAGGCGCGGATCCGCCTCGCTTCGGCGCCGTGGAGCCCCGGCAAGATCGCCCGCAAGGTGCTGAAGCACGCGGCCTTCGTGGTCGTCTCGCTCCTGCTCTCCCACGCCTTCCTGAGCTTCTTCGTCTCCCTCGGCTCCCTCGTCGAGATCGTCCAGCGGGATCCGCGGGAGAACCCGGCGGCCTTCCTCTGGACCATGGCCGTCGCCGGCGCGCTCTACTTCAACTTCGCCTGGTTCCGGGAGCAGCTCTGCATCGTGATCTGCCCCTACGGCCGGCTCCAGTCCGCCATGCAGGACGACCACAGCCTGGTCATCGGCTACGACGTGGGGCGGGGCGAGCCGCGCGGGAAGATCCGGCGGGAGGAGCGCCACCCGCTCCCGGTGGTCTCGGGAGAGCCGCTCCCGAAGGCTCCGGCGGAGAAGGGTGACTGCGTCGACTGCAACCGCTGCGTCGTGGTCTGCCCCACCGGGATCGACATCCGCGACGGCCTCCAGCTCGAGTGCATCGGATGCGCACAGTGCGTGGACGCCTGCGACGACGTGATGATCAAGATCGGCAGGCCCACCGGGCTCATCCGCTACGACTCGCAGGCCGGCCTCACGGGGCAGCCGAAACGCACCTTCCGGCCTCGTCTCGTGGCCTACGGCGCGCTCCTCCTGGTGGCCTGCACCTCCCTCGCCCTGGGCCTCTCCCGCCGCACGCCCTTCGAGGCGAACCTCCTCCGGGTCCGGGGCGCGCCCTTCGTCCTCACGGACGACGCCGTGCGCAACCAGTTCGAGCTCCACCTGGTGAACAAGAACCCCGGGCCGACCGACCTCATGGTGGAGGTCTCGGCCCCGTTGGAAGCGAGCTTCACGCTGCCCCACCACAAGGTGCACCTCGAGTCCCTGGAGAGCTTCCGCTTGCCGATCTTCGTGAGCGTCCCGCGCGAAGGCTTCCCCGGCGCCTTCGAGGTCCGGATCGACGTGGAGGACGGCGCCTCCGGCAAGCGCAGGGCGATCGAGGCGCGCTTCCTTGGGCCCGCCCCGTCGCATAAGGAAGGCACATGA
- the hemN gene encoding oxygen-independent coproporphyrinogen III oxidase, producing MLPENRMAELVARHDKPGPRYTSYPTVPAWTDAFGPDDFAAKLEEAGAAGDELPLSLYVHLPFCRELCTYCGCNVVISSNRDKHEEYVEVVRAELDLAADRLGRRNRLLQLHYGGGTPTSLDEALLVRLWDKITERFEVRRDAEVAIEVDPVVTSREQLALLRGMGFNRLSLGVQDFTPEVQRAVNRLQTVEETEKLVEYARKLGYRGINFDLIYGLPHQRMETFARSIEEVIRLAPDRVAIFSYAHVPDLRPHQRKIDEGTLPAGPEKLALFQHARERLLAEGYVAIGMDHFARKDDELALAQAERRLSRSFQGYTVRPAPDIVAVGATAISDLRGSYAQNVRPLGAYYEAIRAGRFATEKGAWLERDDLLRRDAITQLMCNFHLDLGALGEKHGVDAARELSSSLEALRPLEEDGLVRRLPGAVEVTPDGQPFVRAAAMAFDAWLGRLPPTRKGKLPVFSRTI from the coding sequence ATGCTCCCTGAAAACCGGATGGCCGAGCTCGTCGCACGCCACGACAAGCCGGGACCCCGCTACACCAGCTACCCCACCGTGCCGGCGTGGACCGACGCCTTCGGCCCCGACGACTTCGCGGCCAAGCTCGAGGAGGCCGGCGCCGCGGGCGACGAGCTCCCGCTCTCGCTCTACGTGCACCTCCCGTTCTGCCGGGAGCTCTGCACCTACTGCGGCTGCAACGTCGTCATCTCCAGCAATCGCGACAAACACGAAGAGTACGTCGAGGTGGTGCGGGCCGAGCTCGACCTGGCGGCCGATCGCCTCGGGCGCCGCAACCGGCTCCTGCAGCTCCACTACGGCGGCGGCACGCCCACGAGCCTCGACGAGGCCCTCCTCGTGCGCCTCTGGGACAAGATCACGGAGCGCTTCGAGGTGCGGCGCGACGCCGAGGTGGCCATCGAGGTCGATCCGGTGGTCACGAGCCGTGAACAGCTCGCGCTCCTCCGCGGCATGGGCTTCAACCGGCTGTCGCTAGGGGTGCAGGACTTCACACCCGAGGTGCAGAGGGCGGTGAACCGGCTCCAGACCGTGGAGGAGACGGAGAAGCTGGTCGAGTACGCGCGGAAGCTCGGCTACCGGGGCATCAACTTCGACCTGATCTACGGTTTGCCGCACCAGCGGATGGAGACCTTCGCGCGCTCGATCGAGGAGGTGATCCGCCTGGCGCCCGACCGGGTGGCGATCTTCTCCTACGCACACGTTCCGGATCTTCGGCCCCATCAGCGCAAGATCGACGAGGGGACGCTCCCGGCAGGGCCCGAGAAGCTCGCGCTCTTCCAGCACGCGCGGGAGCGGCTCCTCGCCGAGGGCTACGTGGCGATCGGCATGGATCACTTCGCGCGGAAGGACGACGAGCTCGCGCTGGCCCAGGCCGAGCGACGCCTCTCGCGGAGCTTCCAGGGCTACACCGTGAGGCCCGCGCCGGACATCGTCGCGGTCGGAGCCACGGCCATCTCGGACCTGCGGGGCTCGTACGCGCAGAACGTGCGGCCGCTGGGCGCTTACTACGAGGCGATCCGCGCCGGCCGCTTCGCTACCGAGAAGGGCGCGTGGCTCGAGCGGGACGACCTCCTGCGCCGGGACGCGATCACGCAGCTCATGTGCAACTTCCACCTCGACCTGGGCGCCCTCGGCGAGAAGCACGGCGTGGACGCAGCGCGGGAGCTCTCGAGCTCCCTCGAGGCGCTTCGGCCCCTCGAGGAGGATGGCCTCGTCCGCCGGCTCCCTGGTGCGGTGGAGGTGACGCCGGACGGACAGCCCTTCGTGCGCGCGGCGGCGATGGCCTTCGACGCGTGGCTCGGGCGGCTGCCTCCGACCCGCAAGGGAAAGCTGCCGGTCTTCTCTCGGACGATCTGA